The following coding sequences lie in one Streptococcus suis genomic window:
- the rpoB gene encoding DNA-directed RNA polymerase subunit beta, with translation MAGHEVQYGKHRTRRSFSRIKEVLDLPNLIEIQTDSFQDFLDYGLKEVFEDVLPVSNFTDTMELEFVGYELKEPKYTLEEARAHDANYSAPIYVTFRLVNKETGEIKTQEVFFGEFPIMTEMGTFIINGAERIIVSQLVRSPGVYFNDKVDKNGKVGYGSTVIPNRGAWLELETDSKDIAYTRIDRTRKIPFTTLVRALGFSGDDEIFDIFGDSELVRNTIEKDIHKNPADSRTDEALKEIYERLRPGEPKTAESSRSLLTARFFDPRRYDLAPVGRYKINKKLNLRTRLLNQTLAEHVINGETGEIVLEAGTVLSRDVLEKVEAQFDELNLVEYIPNDNAVLLEPVLLQKFKIVAPKDPERVVTVIGNANPAENVRTVTPADILAEMSYFLNLAEGLGRVDDIDHLGNRRIRAVGELLANQVRIGLTRMERNLRERMSVQDNEVLTPQQIINIRPVTAAIKEFFGSSQLSQFMDQHNPLSELSHKRRLSALGPGGLTRDRAGYEVRDVHYTHYGRMCPIETPEGPNIGLINNLSSYGHLNKYGFIQTPYRKIDRATGTVTNEIVWLTADEEDAYIVAQSTSPLDENNRFVDKIVMGRHQGNNQEFPADSADFMDVSPKQVVAVATACIPFLENDDSNRALMGANMQRQAVPLIDPKAPYVGTGMEYQAAHDSGAAIIAQHDGKVVYADADKVEVRREDGSLDVYHISKFRRSNSGTAYNQRTLVKLGDIVEKGDFIADGPSMENGEMALGQNPIVAYMTWEGYNFEDAVIMSERLVKDDVYTSVHLEEYESETRDTKLGPEEITREIPNVGEDALRNLDEMGIIRIGAEVKEGDILVGKVTPKGEKDLSAEERLLHAIFGDKSREVRDTSLRVPHGADGVVRDVKIFTRANGDELQSGVNMLVRVYIAQKRKIKVGDKMAGRHGNKGVVSRIVPVEDMPYLPDGTPVDIMLNPLGVPSRMNIGQVMELHLGMAARNLGIHIATPVFDGASSEDLWSTVKEAGMDSDAKTILYDGRTGEPFDNRVSVGVMYMIKLHHMVDDKLHARSVGPYSLVTQQPLGGKAQFGGQRFGEMEVWALEAYGASNVLQEILTYKSDDVTGRLKAYEAITKGKPIPKPGVPESFRVLVKELQSLGLDMRVLDEDNNEVELRDLDEGEDDDIIHVDDLEKARAKAAADAAAAFAAEEAEGKE, from the coding sequence TTGGCAGGACATGAAGTTCAGTACGGTAAGCACCGTACCCGTCGTAGTTTTTCAAGAATCAAGGAAGTTCTTGATTTACCAAATTTGATTGAAATCCAAACGGACTCTTTCCAAGACTTTTTAGATTATGGTTTGAAAGAAGTCTTTGAAGATGTACTTCCAGTTTCAAACTTTACGGATACCATGGAATTGGAATTCGTTGGTTATGAATTGAAAGAGCCTAAATACACATTGGAAGAGGCGCGTGCGCATGATGCAAACTACTCAGCTCCAATTTATGTAACTTTCCGTCTGGTGAATAAAGAAACTGGCGAGATCAAGACACAAGAAGTCTTTTTCGGTGAGTTTCCAATCATGACTGAAATGGGTACCTTCATCATCAACGGTGCAGAGCGTATCATCGTTTCTCAGTTGGTTCGTTCACCAGGTGTCTACTTCAATGATAAAGTAGATAAGAACGGTAAAGTAGGTTATGGTTCAACGGTTATCCCTAACCGTGGAGCTTGGTTGGAATTGGAAACAGATTCAAAAGACATTGCCTACACTCGTATTGACCGTACGCGTAAGATTCCGTTCACAACGCTTGTTCGTGCGCTTGGTTTCTCAGGTGATGATGAAATCTTTGACATCTTTGGCGATAGCGAATTGGTTCGCAATACCATTGAAAAAGATATTCATAAAAACCCAGCTGATTCTCGTACAGATGAAGCGCTTAAGGAAATCTATGAGCGCCTTCGTCCAGGTGAACCAAAGACAGCTGAAAGCTCTCGTAGCCTTTTGACAGCTCGTTTCTTTGACCCACGTCGTTACGATTTGGCACCTGTTGGTCGTTACAAGATTAATAAAAAACTCAACCTCCGTACTCGTTTGCTCAACCAAACACTTGCTGAGCATGTGATTAACGGTGAGACAGGCGAAATTGTCTTGGAAGCTGGTACTGTATTGAGTCGTGATGTGCTTGAAAAAGTAGAAGCACAATTCGATGAGCTCAACTTGGTAGAATACATTCCAAATGACAACGCTGTTCTTCTTGAGCCAGTTCTTTTGCAGAAATTCAAGATTGTAGCTCCTAAGGATCCAGAACGTGTTGTGACGGTGATTGGTAATGCTAATCCAGCTGAAAATGTGCGTACAGTAACGCCTGCGGATATCTTGGCAGAGATGAGCTACTTCCTCAACTTGGCTGAGGGTCTTGGTCGTGTAGATGATATTGACCACTTGGGTAACCGTCGTATTCGTGCCGTTGGTGAATTGCTTGCTAACCAAGTACGTATCGGTTTGACACGTATGGAACGTAACTTGCGTGAGCGTATGTCTGTTCAAGACAATGAAGTATTGACGCCACAACAAATCATCAATATCCGTCCTGTTACAGCCGCAATCAAAGAATTCTTTGGTTCATCTCAGTTGTCACAGTTCATGGACCAACACAACCCACTTTCTGAGTTGTCTCACAAACGCCGTTTGTCAGCCCTGGGACCTGGTGGTTTGACTCGTGACCGTGCTGGTTATGAGGTTCGAGACGTTCACTACACTCACTATGGTCGTATGTGTCCGATTGAAACGCCTGAGGGACCAAACATCGGTTTGATCAACAACTTGTCATCTTATGGGCATCTCAACAAGTATGGTTTCATCCAAACACCATACCGCAAGATTGACCGTGCAACTGGTACAGTTACAAATGAGATCGTTTGGTTGACAGCCGATGAAGAAGATGCCTACATCGTAGCCCAATCAACATCACCTCTTGATGAAAACAACCGCTTCGTTGATAAGATTGTTATGGGACGTCACCAAGGTAACAACCAAGAGTTCCCAGCAGATTCAGCAGACTTCATGGACGTTTCTCCTAAGCAGGTAGTTGCCGTTGCGACAGCATGTATTCCTTTCTTGGAAAACGATGACTCCAACCGTGCCCTCATGGGTGCCAACATGCAACGTCAGGCTGTTCCATTGATTGATCCAAAAGCACCTTACGTTGGTACTGGTATGGAATACCAGGCTGCCCACGACTCAGGTGCGGCAATTATCGCTCAACACGATGGTAAGGTTGTTTACGCAGATGCGGACAAGGTAGAAGTGCGTCGTGAAGATGGATCGCTTGATGTCTACCACATTTCTAAATTCCGTCGTTCAAACTCGGGTACTGCCTACAACCAACGTACCCTTGTAAAATTGGGCGACATCGTAGAAAAAGGCGACTTCATCGCAGATGGACCTTCTATGGAAAATGGGGAAATGGCTCTTGGTCAAAACCCTATCGTTGCCTACATGACTTGGGAAGGTTACAACTTCGAGGATGCGGTTATCATGTCTGAACGCCTTGTGAAAGACGATGTCTATACATCTGTTCACTTGGAAGAGTACGAATCAGAAACACGCGATACCAAGTTAGGACCTGAAGAAATCACTCGCGAAATTCCAAACGTTGGTGAAGATGCTCTTCGCAACTTGGACGAAATGGGGATTATCCGTATTGGTGCCGAAGTTAAAGAAGGCGACATCCTTGTTGGTAAAGTCACTCCAAAAGGTGAAAAAGATCTTTCTGCTGAAGAGCGCCTCTTGCACGCGATCTTCGGTGATAAGTCACGTGAAGTACGTGATACATCTCTTCGTGTACCTCACGGTGCCGATGGTGTCGTTCGTGATGTGAAAATCTTTACTCGTGCCAACGGTGATGAATTGCAATCAGGTGTTAACATGTTGGTTCGTGTTTACATCGCTCAAAAACGTAAGATCAAGGTCGGAGATAAGATGGCCGGTCGTCACGGTAACAAGGGTGTCGTTTCACGTATTGTACCTGTTGAGGATATGCCATATCTTCCAGACGGAACACCAGTTGACATCATGTTGAACCCACTCGGGGTGCCATCACGTATGAACATCGGTCAGGTTATGGAACTTCACTTGGGTATGGCGGCTCGCAACTTGGGCATCCATATCGCAACACCAGTTTTCGATGGTGCAAGTTCAGAAGACCTCTGGTCAACTGTTAAAGAAGCAGGTATGGATTCAGATGCCAAAACCATTCTTTACGATGGACGTACAGGTGAGCCATTTGACAACCGCGTATCTGTTGGTGTCATGTACATGATCAAGCTTCACCACATGGTTGATGATAAACTTCACGCCCGCTCAGTCGGACCATACTCACTCGTTACCCAACAGCCACTCGGAGGTAAGGCTCAGTTTGGTGGTCAGCGTTTCGGTGAGATGGAGGTTTGGGCCCTTGAAGCCTATGGTGCTTCAAACGTCCTTCAAGAAATCTTGACTTACAAGTCAGATGATGTGACAGGCCGTCTGAAAGCCTATGAAGCCATCACCAAAGGTAAACCAATTCCAAAACCAGGTGTTCCAGAATCATTCCGCGTTCTTGTCAAAGAATTGCAATCACTTGGTTTGGATATGCGTGTCCTTGATGAAGACAACAATGAAGTAGAATTGCGTGACCTTGATGAAGGTGAAGATGATGACATCATCCACGTAGATGATCTTGAAAAAGCACGTGCAAAAGCCGCAGCTGACGCAGCCGCAGCCTTTGCAGCAGAAGAAGCAGAAGGTAAAGAATAG
- the rpoC gene encoding DNA-directed RNA polymerase subunit beta' — protein MVDVNRFKSMQITLASPSKVRSWSYGEVKKPETINYRTLKPERDGLFDEVIFGPTKDWECSCGKYKRIRYKGITCDRCGVEVTRAKVRRERMGHIELKAPISHIWYFKGIPSRMGLTLDMSPRALEEVIYFAAYVVIDPKDTPLEHKSIMTEREYRERLREYGYGSFVAKMGAEAIQDLLKQVDLPKEIAALKEELKTASGQKRIKAVRRLDVLDAFYKSGNKPEWMILNILPVIPPDLRPMVQLDGGRFAASDLNELYRRVINRNNRLARLLELNAPGIIVQNEKRMLQEAVDALIDNGRRGRPITGPGSRPLKSLSHMLKGKQGRFRQNLLGKRVDFSGRSVIAVGPTLKMYQCGVPREMAIELFKPFVMREIVARDIAGNVKAAKRLIERGDDRIWDILEEVIKEHPVLLNRAPTLHRLGIQAFEPVLIDGKALRLHPLVCEAYNADFDGDQMAIHVPLSEEAQAEARILMLAAEHILNPKDGKPVVTPSQDMVLGNYYLTMEDAGREGEGMVFKDADEAVMAYRNGYVHLHTRVGIATDSLDKPWKDNQKHKIMMTTVGKILFNAIMPEGLPYLQEPNNANLTEGTPDKYFLEPGSDIKAAIAELPINPPFKKKNLGNIIAEIFKRFRTTETSALLDRLKDLGYYHSTLAGLTVGIADIPVIDNKAEIIEESHERVEQIKKQFRRGMITDDERYTAVTDEWRSAKEKLEKRLVEKQDPKNPIVMMMDSGARGNISNFSQLAGMRGLMSAPNGRIMELPILSNFREGLSVLEMFFSTHGARKGMTDTALKTADSGYLTRRLVDVAQDVIIREDDCGTDRGLDIRSITDGKEMIEPLEERLQGRYTKKTVKHPETGAVIIGPNQLITEDIAREIVNAGVEQVTIRSVFTCNTRHGVCRHCYGINLATGDAVEVGEAVGTIAAQSIGEPGTQLTMRTFHTGGVASNSDITQGLPRVQEIFEARNPKGEAVITEVKGEVIAIEEDASTRTKKVFVKGVTGEGEYVVPFTARMKVEVGDQVARGAALTEGSIQPKRLLEVRDVLAVETYLLSEVQKVYRSQGVEIGDKHIEVMVRQMLRKVRVMDPGDTDLLMGTLMDITDFTDANAEVVIAGGIPATARPVLMGITKASLETNSFLSAASFQETTRVLTDAAIRGKRDNLLGLKENVIIGKIIPAGTGMARYRNLEPQAINEVEIIEDTVAEELAAEAELEAVTE, from the coding sequence GTGGTTGACGTAAATCGATTTAAAAGTATGCAAATCACGTTAGCTTCACCAAGTAAGGTCCGTTCATGGTCTTACGGTGAGGTTAAAAAACCTGAAACAATCAACTATCGTACACTCAAACCAGAACGTGATGGACTTTTTGACGAAGTTATCTTTGGTCCAACAAAAGACTGGGAGTGTTCATGTGGTAAATACAAGCGTATCCGTTATAAAGGGATCACTTGTGACCGCTGTGGTGTGGAAGTAACTCGTGCAAAAGTACGTCGTGAACGTATGGGACACATTGAGTTGAAAGCACCAATTTCACATATTTGGTATTTCAAAGGGATTCCAAGTCGTATGGGCTTGACCTTGGATATGAGCCCACGTGCGCTTGAAGAAGTTATCTACTTCGCAGCTTACGTGGTGATCGATCCGAAAGATACACCGCTTGAGCACAAGTCTATCATGACAGAACGTGAATACCGCGAGCGTTTGCGTGAATATGGCTATGGTTCATTCGTTGCTAAAATGGGTGCAGAAGCCATTCAAGACCTCTTGAAACAAGTCGATCTTCCAAAAGAAATCGCAGCTTTGAAAGAAGAATTGAAAACAGCTTCTGGTCAAAAACGCATTAAAGCAGTTCGCCGCTTGGATGTATTGGATGCCTTCTACAAATCTGGTAACAAGCCTGAGTGGATGATTCTCAATATCCTTCCAGTTATTCCACCAGATTTGCGTCCGATGGTTCAGTTGGATGGTGGCCGTTTTGCGGCGTCTGACTTGAACGAACTCTACCGCCGTGTTATCAACCGTAACAACCGTTTGGCTCGTCTTTTGGAATTGAACGCTCCAGGTATCATCGTACAAAACGAAAAACGTATGCTCCAAGAAGCTGTGGATGCTTTGATTGACAACGGTCGCCGTGGTCGTCCAATTACAGGACCAGGTAGCCGTCCACTTAAATCACTCAGCCACATGCTTAAAGGTAAGCAAGGACGTTTCCGTCAAAACTTGCTTGGTAAGCGTGTTGACTTCTCAGGACGTTCCGTTATCGCCGTTGGTCCAACGCTTAAAATGTACCAATGTGGTGTGCCACGCGAAATGGCTATCGAGCTCTTCAAACCGTTTGTCATGCGCGAAATCGTTGCCCGTGATATTGCTGGTAACGTAAAAGCTGCAAAACGTTTGATTGAACGCGGGGATGATCGTATTTGGGATATCTTGGAAGAAGTGATCAAAGAACACCCAGTTCTTTTGAACCGCGCACCTACCCTTCACCGTTTGGGTATCCAGGCTTTTGAGCCAGTTCTGATCGACGGTAAAGCCCTTCGTTTGCACCCGCTTGTCTGTGAAGCCTACAACGCCGACTTTGACGGTGACCAGATGGCGATTCACGTTCCATTGTCAGAAGAAGCTCAGGCAGAAGCTCGTATTCTTATGCTTGCCGCAGAACACATCCTTAACCCTAAAGATGGTAAACCAGTCGTAACACCATCTCAGGATATGGTTTTGGGTAACTACTACTTGACCATGGAAGATGCTGGTCGTGAAGGTGAAGGTATGGTCTTCAAGGATGCGGATGAGGCTGTTATGGCTTACCGCAATGGTTATGTTCACTTGCATACCCGTGTTGGTATCGCAACGGATAGTCTTGACAAGCCTTGGAAAGACAATCAAAAACACAAGATTATGATGACAACTGTCGGAAAAATCTTGTTTAACGCAATTATGCCTGAAGGACTTCCTTATCTGCAAGAGCCAAACAATGCCAACTTGACAGAAGGAACTCCTGATAAATACTTCTTGGAACCAGGTTCGGATATCAAGGCTGCTATTGCAGAATTGCCAATCAACCCACCATTCAAGAAGAAAAATCTCGGTAACATCATCGCTGAAATCTTCAAGCGTTTCCGTACAACTGAAACCTCAGCCCTACTTGACCGTTTGAAAGACTTGGGTTACTATCACTCAACACTTGCTGGTTTGACAGTGGGTATTGCCGATATCCCAGTTATCGACAACAAGGCTGAGATTATTGAAGAATCTCACGAACGTGTAGAACAAATCAAGAAACAATTCCGTCGTGGTATGATTACAGACGACGAGCGTTATACAGCTGTTACAGATGAGTGGCGTTCCGCTAAGGAAAAATTGGAAAAACGCCTGGTTGAAAAACAAGATCCTAAGAACCCAATCGTTATGATGATGGACTCTGGTGCCCGTGGTAACATCTCCAACTTCTCCCAGTTGGCCGGTATGCGTGGTCTTATGTCAGCTCCGAACGGACGTATCATGGAATTGCCTATCTTGTCTAACTTCCGTGAAGGTCTTTCGGTACTCGAGATGTTCTTCTCAACTCACGGTGCCCGTAAGGGTATGACGGATACGGCCTTGAAGACAGCTGACTCAGGTTACTTGACTCGTCGTTTGGTTGACGTTGCCCAAGACGTTATTATCCGTGAAGACGACTGTGGAACTGACCGTGGTCTTGACATCCGTTCTATCACAGATGGCAAGGAAATGATCGAGCCACTTGAAGAGCGTTTGCAAGGTCGTTACACTAAGAAAACTGTTAAACACCCTGAAACTGGTGCAGTCATCATCGGTCCAAACCAATTGATTACTGAAGATATTGCCCGTGAAATTGTCAATGCAGGTGTTGAACAAGTAACCATCCGTAGCGTATTTACATGTAACACTCGTCACGGTGTCTGCCGTCATTGTTACGGTATCAACTTGGCAACAGGTGATGCGGTTGAAGTGGGTGAAGCAGTTGGTACAATCGCTGCCCAATCAATCGGTGAGCCAGGTACACAGCTTACAATGCGTACCTTCCACACGGGTGGGGTAGCCTCAAACAGCGATATTACGCAGGGTCTTCCTCGTGTCCAAGAGATCTTTGAAGCCCGTAATCCGAAAGGGGAAGCGGTTATCACTGAGGTCAAAGGTGAAGTTATCGCCATTGAAGAAGATGCTTCTACTCGTACCAAGAAAGTCTTTGTTAAGGGTGTAACTGGCGAAGGCGAATATGTGGTTCCATTTACAGCCCGTATGAAGGTTGAAGTGGGTGACCAAGTTGCGCGTGGAGCAGCCCTTACCGAAGGTTCTATCCAACCAAAACGCTTGCTCGAAGTCCGTGATGTCTTGGCGGTTGAAACTTATCTTCTTTCTGAAGTTCAAAAAGTTTACCGTAGCCAGGGTGTAGAAATCGGCGACAAGCACATCGAGGTAATGGTTCGTCAAATGCTTCGTAAAGTTCGTGTCATGGATCCAGGTGACACAGATCTTCTCATGGGTACCCTCATGGATATCACAGACTTTACAGATGCCAATGCTGAAGTGGTTATCGCTGGTGGTATTCCGGCAACAGCTCGTCCAGTTCTTATGGGTATCACGAAGGCTTCCCTTGAAACCAACTCATTCTTGTCTGCTGCATCCTTCCAGGAAACAACTCGTGTCCTTACAGATGCTGCTATTCGTGGTAAACGTGACAACCTTCTCGGTCTTAAAGAGAACGTTATTATCGGTAAGATTATCCCAGCAGGTACAGGTATGGCCCGCTACCGTAATCTTGAACCACAAGCCATCAATGAAGTTGAAATCATTGAAGACACAGTAGCAGAAGAGCTTGCAGCAGAAGCAGAGCTTGAAGCTGTAACTGAATAA
- a CDS encoding DUF1033 domain-containing protein has translation MYQVIRMYGDFEPWWFLDGWEEDIVSKKTYERYEDAQKAFQKEWVRLSEDFPMKKSKNGTMVAFWDESDQHWCEECDEYLQRYHSLMLVEARENLPAGFIKQPTQPRMRPCKLKQNNCVNE, from the coding sequence ATGTATCAAGTTATTAGAATGTATGGAGATTTTGAACCCTGGTGGTTTTTAGATGGTTGGGAAGAAGATATAGTCAGTAAAAAGACCTATGAACGTTATGAGGATGCGCAAAAAGCTTTTCAGAAGGAGTGGGTACGGCTATCAGAGGATTTTCCAATGAAGAAAAGTAAGAATGGCACAATGGTGGCTTTTTGGGATGAATCAGACCAGCATTGGTGTGAGGAATGTGATGAATATTTACAACGGTATCATTCGTTGATGTTGGTAGAAGCGAGAGAAAATTTACCGGCTGGTTTTATTAAGCAACCTACGCAACCTCGTATGCGCCCCTGCAAATTAAAACAAAATAATTGTGTAAATGAATAA
- a CDS encoding LD-carboxypeptidase has translation MKKLKKGDHIRVVSPSSSIERIGGFEANLVAKEKLEDLGFKLSFSEHYFENDMFDSAPIASRVADLEAAFADESVDAILTTIGGFNCNELLPYLDFDLIAQNSKIFCGYSDTTALLNAIYAKTGIPTYMGPAYSSFKMVQAQEYQTEAWLKAVTQDSFDLTPSPEWSSDAWYLPDASRTFYPTEWKVYNPGQASGIAIGGNISTLNLLTGTEFAPKPDKYILFLEEAEDDDYLIISRHLTALLQAYPNPQAVVFGRFPKETKMTEEILLTILDKHPILKTIPVLYDLDFAHTQPLFTIRIGGHVELDAEAFTIRFN, from the coding sequence ATGAAAAAATTAAAAAAAGGCGACCACATACGCGTAGTCAGTCCTTCTTCGTCTATTGAAAGAATTGGTGGATTCGAGGCCAATCTTGTCGCCAAGGAAAAACTAGAAGACCTGGGATTCAAACTCTCCTTTTCAGAACATTATTTTGAAAATGATATGTTCGATTCGGCTCCAATTGCCAGTCGCGTTGCGGACTTGGAGGCGGCTTTTGCGGATGAGTCGGTCGATGCCATTTTGACAACCATTGGCGGTTTCAACTGCAATGAACTCTTGCCCTATCTAGATTTTGATTTGATTGCACAAAATTCGAAAATTTTCTGCGGTTATTCGGACACGACTGCCCTGCTCAATGCTATCTATGCCAAGACAGGCATACCAACCTACATGGGTCCAGCCTATTCAAGCTTCAAAATGGTGCAAGCCCAAGAGTATCAAACAGAAGCCTGGCTCAAGGCTGTGACACAAGACTCCTTTGACCTGACTCCGAGTCCAGAATGGTCTAGCGACGCTTGGTACCTACCAGACGCCTCTCGCACCTTTTACCCAACAGAATGGAAAGTCTACAATCCGGGCCAAGCCTCTGGTATTGCCATCGGCGGAAACATCTCAACCCTCAATCTGCTGACTGGGACAGAGTTCGCACCCAAACCGGACAAGTATATTCTCTTTTTAGAAGAGGCGGAAGACGACGATTATCTCATTATCTCTCGTCACTTGACTGCGCTTTTACAAGCCTATCCAAATCCGCAAGCGGTCGTCTTTGGACGATTTCCAAAGGAAACCAAAATGACCGAGGAGATTCTGCTGACCATTTTGGACAAACATCCTATTCTCAAAACTATCCCTGTTCTCTACGATTTGGACTTCGCCCATACCCAGCCACTCTTTACCATTCGGATTGGCGGGCATGTTGAGCTTGATGCGGAAGCATTTACTATCAGATTTAACTAA
- a CDS encoding competence protein CglA, with the protein MIQEKARKMIEEAVADRVSDIYLVPRGECYQVYHRIMDEREFVQDVAEEEVTAIISHFKFLAGLNVGEKRRSQQGSCDYDYGSGEISLRLSTVGDYRGKESLVIRLLYDDDKELKFWFEAAERLAEEIKGRGLYLFSGPVGSGKTTLMYHLARLKFPDKQILTIEDPVEIKQEDMLQLQLNEAIGATYDNLIKLSLRHRPDLLIIGEIRDAETARAVIRASLTGATVFSTVHARSISGVYARMLELGVSPEELNNALQGIAYQRLIGGGGVVDFAKGNYQNHSADQWNAQIDRLFAAGHISLRQAETEKIALGSPA; encoded by the coding sequence ATGATTCAAGAAAAAGCAAGAAAGATGATTGAAGAGGCGGTGGCAGATAGGGTCAGTGACATCTATCTAGTTCCTCGAGGTGAGTGTTACCAAGTCTACCATCGTATCATGGACGAGCGGGAATTTGTGCAAGACGTGGCTGAGGAGGAAGTAACAGCCATCATCAGCCATTTCAAGTTTTTAGCAGGATTAAATGTTGGTGAAAAACGCCGTAGCCAGCAGGGTTCCTGTGACTATGATTATGGGAGCGGAGAGATTTCACTTCGCTTATCAACTGTCGGTGATTATCGTGGCAAGGAAAGTCTGGTTATCCGCCTACTCTATGACGATGACAAGGAACTCAAGTTCTGGTTTGAGGCGGCCGAGCGGCTTGCAGAAGAAATCAAGGGACGAGGGCTCTACCTTTTTTCGGGTCCAGTCGGCTCTGGTAAGACCACGCTTATGTACCATCTTGCCAGGCTGAAATTCCCAGACAAGCAGATTTTGACCATTGAAGATCCAGTCGAAATCAAGCAGGAGGACATGCTGCAACTCCAGCTCAATGAAGCCATCGGAGCCACCTACGACAATTTGATAAAATTATCCCTGCGTCATCGACCGGACCTGCTCATCATCGGTGAAATTCGGGATGCGGAAACAGCTCGAGCAGTCATTCGAGCCAGCCTGACGGGAGCTACCGTTTTCTCAACGGTTCACGCAAGGTCTATTTCGGGTGTCTATGCTCGTATGTTGGAATTGGGGGTCAGTCCTGAAGAGTTAAATAATGCCCTTCAAGGCATTGCCTATCAACGCTTGATCGGGGGAGGAGGTGTAGTAGATTTTGCAAAGGGAAATTACCAAAACCATTCCGCAGACCAGTGGAATGCGCAAATTGATCGGCTTTTTGCAGCAGGACATATCAGTCTTCGGCAGGCAGAAACAGAAAAAATTGCCCTTGGCTCGCCAGCGTAA
- a CDS encoding competence protein CglB: MIGFLQQDISVFGRQKQKKLPLARQRKVIELFNNLFASGFHLGEIVDFLKRSQLLADPYTQVLSDGLLAGKPFSSLLADLRFSDAVVTQVALAEVHGNTSLSLSHIQSYLENVSKVRKKLIEVATYPIILLGFLLLIMLGLKNYLLPQLEEGNVATVLINHLPTIFLSLCGLSLVAVMSSLVWFRKTNKIKVFSCLAALPFFGKLIQTYLTAYYAREWGSLIGQGLDLPQIVGLMQSQQSQLFQEIGQDLEQSLSNGQSFHEHIKTYAFFKRELSLIAEYGQVKSKLGSELTVYAAECWEDFFSRVNRAMQLIQPLVFLFVALMVVLIYAAMLLPIYQNMEL, from the coding sequence TTGATCGGCTTTTTGCAGCAGGACATATCAGTCTTCGGCAGGCAGAAACAGAAAAAATTGCCCTTGGCTCGCCAGCGTAAGGTCATTGAGCTTTTCAATAATCTTTTTGCTAGTGGTTTTCATCTGGGGGAGATTGTTGATTTCCTCAAGCGTAGTCAGCTTCTGGCAGATCCCTACACTCAGGTCTTGTCAGATGGGTTGCTTGCAGGCAAACCCTTTTCAAGCCTATTAGCGGATTTGCGGTTTTCAGATGCGGTGGTCACACAGGTGGCTCTGGCAGAGGTTCATGGCAATACCAGCCTGAGTTTGAGCCATATCCAGTCCTATCTGGAAAATGTCAGCAAGGTTCGTAAAAAGCTGATTGAGGTAGCGACCTATCCGATAATCTTGCTTGGTTTTCTGCTCTTGATAATGCTGGGCTTGAAAAACTATCTTCTGCCCCAGTTGGAGGAAGGTAATGTAGCGACCGTGCTGATCAACCATCTGCCGACTATCTTCTTGTCCCTTTGTGGTCTGAGTTTAGTGGCGGTCATGTCTAGTCTGGTTTGGTTTCGAAAAACTAACAAAATCAAGGTCTTTTCCTGCTTAGCAGCTCTGCCATTTTTCGGAAAACTCATCCAAACCTACCTGACGGCCTATTACGCCAGGGAGTGGGGGAGTTTGATTGGGCAAGGTTTGGACCTGCCGCAGATTGTGGGCTTGATGCAATCGCAGCAATCGCAACTCTTTCAGGAGATTGGCCAGGACCTGGAGCAGTCGCTTTCCAATGGTCAGAGCTTTCACGAACACATTAAGACCTACGCCTTTTTTAAGCGGGAGCTGAGTTTGATTGCCGAGTATGGTCAGGTCAAGTCTAAGTTGGGGAGCGAGTTGACAGTTTATGCGGCTGAGTGTTGGGAGGATTTTTTCTCTCGGGTCAATAGAGCCATGCAGCTGATTCAACCGCTGGTCTTTCTCTTTGTGGCCTTAATGGTCGTTCTCATCTACGCAGCCATGTTGCTGCCGATTTATCAAAATATGGAGTTATAA
- a CDS encoding competence protein ComG, with the protein MKKLLKLKKKAFTLVEMLVVLGIISLLLLIFVPNLSKQKAAVQEKGNAAVVKVVESQMELYELEHDKEATVADLQADGYITEKQAEQYAKAKK; encoded by the coding sequence ATGAAAAAATTGTTGAAATTAAAAAAGAAAGCTTTCACTCTGGTGGAAATGTTAGTTGTTTTGGGTATTATTAGCCTGCTCTTGCTCATTTTTGTGCCTAATTTGAGCAAGCAAAAAGCAGCTGTTCAAGAGAAAGGAAATGCTGCCGTTGTCAAAGTAGTAGAGAGCCAGATGGAGCTCTATGAATTGGAACATGACAAGGAAGCAACGGTGGCAGACTTGCAAGCGGATGGCTATATTACTGAAAAACAAGCGGAGCAGTATGCTAAGGCGAAAAAATAA